Part of the Paenibacillus sp. JNUCC32 genome is shown below.
CCAGGATACCGCGAGCTGTTCGCAAGCTGGGGACCGCCTCCATCTTTGGAAAACAATGAAAAGAAAGCGGATTCGCAGGGACAAGGTGTAAGCTACGACCCGCAATTGATGAAAAAAGGGGTAGCTGCCGGCAAACTGGTGTGGAACATTAGAACCTACGGTCATCTGGCCGCAGACATTGATCCGATTGGAATCGGAAACGAAGCCGACACGCGTCTGCTTCAACCGGAAAGCTACCAACTCAGCCAAGCGGATTTGGCCGCCCTGCCTGCAGAGATCGTCTGGGAGGAGGCTCCCGGCGATATCAAGAACGGCTTAGAGGCAATCCAGCGGCTGTTGCAACTATATACAGGCTCCATTGCCTATGAATTTAGCCACGTCCACGATGAAGAAGAACGCAAGTGGCTCAACCAGCAGGCCGAATCAGGCCGCTACTTGTCCGACATGAGCGTTGAAGAGCGCAGGGGATTGTTGAAGAAGCTGCTCGAAGCCGAGCAGTTCGAGGAATTCCTGCATCGCACGTTCGTAGGCGCGAAGCGCTTCTCGGTTGAGGGCAACGAGGCACTCGTGCCGCTGCTCGACGAGATCGTTCGCCAAATGGCCGAAGCGGATGTCAACTCCATTCTCGTGGGTATGGCGCACCGCGGACGTTTGAACGTTCTGGCTCATGTGCTGGGCAAGGATTACGGCAAGATTTTCTCGGAGTTCATGCACTCGCCGAATAAACATTTGGTGCCGTCCGAAGGCTCCATGGGCATCAACTACGGCTGGACGGGCGACGTAAAGTACCATTTGGGCGCGGACCGTTACCTGAAGAAGGATGAAGCCCGGCAGGTTCGGATCACGCTTGCGAACAACCCGAGTCACCTGGAATACGTCAATCCGGTAGTAGAGGGCTTTGCTCGTGCCGCCCAGGAGGATCGCAGCGAAGCGGGTTATCCGAAGCAGGATGTGAACAAAGCGCTGAGCATTCAGATTCATGGCGATTCCGCGTTCCCTGGCGAAGGCATCGTGCCGGAAACCTTGAACTTCAATAAATTGCCGGCGTTCCGTACGGGCGGATCGATTCACATCATCGTGAACAACCGCATCGGATTCACGACGGAAGGCAAGGATTCCAGATCGACCCATTATGCGAGCGATTTGGCAAAAGGTTATGAGATTCCGATTATCCACGTGAACGCGGATGATCCGGAAGCGTGTATCGCAGTGGCCCGTCTTGCCAGCGATTACCGCAACAAGTTCAAGAAGAGCATTCTGATCGATCTTGTCGGCTACCGGAAATATGGCCACAACGAGACGGACGATCCGGAAACGACCCAGCCGCTGATCTACCAGAAGGTGAAGAACCATCCAACCGTCAGCACGATTTATATGAAGAAACTGGTGGATGGAAACATTCTGACCCAAGAACAAGTGGACGGTTTGAAGAACGGCGTCGTGGAGGTCTTGAAGAACTCTTACGAGAACGTGAAGACGAAGGATCCGGTTGATCAGATTCTGCTCGGACTGAACCCTACGGACGGCAAATCCAAGACGGAAGCCGCGACGAATGTATCTGCAGAGGTGCTGCGCGGCATTAACCGCGAGCTCCTGCAGTGGCCTGAAGGCTTTACGGTATATCCAAAGCTTCAACGCATCCTCGAGCGGCGTAGCAATTCGCTGGACGAGGGCGAGAAGGTGGACTGGGGTCATGCCGAAACGCTGGCCTTCGCTACGATTCTCGCTGACGGCAAGCCGATCCGGATCACGGGACAGGATGCCGAACGTGCAACGTTTGCCCATCGAAACCTGGTGCTTCACGATGCGGTTAATGGAGAAACCTTCTGCCCGCTGCACCGGCTGCCGCAAGCCAAGGCATCGTTCGCGATCCACAACAGCCCGCTGACCGAAGCTGCGGTCGTTGGATTTGAATATGGCTACAATGTGTACTCTCCCGAGACTTTGGTGATCTGGGAAGCGCAGTACGGCGATTTCGTCAACTGTGCACAGGTGATCATCGACCAGTTCATTACGGCGGGCCGTTCGAAGTGGAGACAGAAGTCCAGCTTGGTGATGCTGCTTCCTCACGGCTATGAAGGAAACGGCCCAGAGCACTCCAGTGCTAGATTGGAACGCTTCCTCCAGCTGAGCGGCGAGGATAACTGGACGGTTGCGAATCTGACTTCGGCCGCCCAATATTTCCACCTGCTGCGCAAACAGGCTTCCCTGACCAACACGGACGATGCCAAGCCGCTGGTGGTCATGGCTCCGAAGAGCTTGATCCGTAACCCGCGTGTCGCGTCGCCTGTGAACGCGTTTAGCGAGGGCGGTTTCCAGAAGGTAATGGAACAGCCGGGTCTAGGTCAAACACCTAAGAAGGTGGAACGCCTTGTATTGTGCTCGGGGAAAATCGCGATCGACTTGGAAGACGCGCTGGATAAGCAGAAGGGTGAGGACCAATCCTGGATCCACATTCTTCGTGTGGAACAGCTGTATCCTTTCCCTAAAGAAGAAATTTCCCGTGTGATGCAGAAGTATCCGAACCTGAAAGAGATTCTGTGGGTTCAGGAAGAGCCTCAGAACATGGGCGGCTGGAGCTTCATGGAGCCGAGAATTCGTGAAATTGCACCTAAAGGCACAGAGGTCCGTTACAGCGGACGTCCTGAGCGTTCGAGCCCTGCTAGCGGATATCAGGATGTTCATGCTTATGAGCAACAGACCATCATTTCTTTTGCCCTTAATCGTAAAACTATAAATCAAGAGATCTCATTGGGGAGGTAGCGGCTGTGAGCGAAATTACTGTACCAGCTATGGGCGAATCCATCACCGAAGGAACGATATTCAAATGGCACGTAAAAGAAGGGGATAGCGTCAACATCGGTGATGTGCTGCTCGAGTTAGAAACGGATAAGGTTAATCTTGAAATTAGCGCAGAGTCTGAAGGCGTTGTGGAAAAAATCCTTCGTCAAGAAGGGGAGAACGTAACGATCGGCGAAGTGATCGGTCAAATTTCTCCGCAGGAAGGCGTTCCAAGTGCATCGGCGCCGAAGGCGGCTGAAGCTCCAGCCTCCGTGCAAACGGAAGCTGCTTCGGCACCCGCCGCAGAAGCACCGAAACCGCAAGCTCCGGTACCGGCTCAGAACGAGGAAGGAGCAGGTCTGACTGCATCGCCATCCGCACGCAAACTGGCTCGTGAACGCGGGATTGATCTGGACCAGGTACAGGGCCGCGACCCGATCGGTCGGATTTACCATGATGATGTGAAGAATCATAACGAAGCTAAGCCGTCTGCGGCACCTAGCAAGCCGGCAGCTTCAACGCCTGCACCGGCAGCACAAGCACCTGCTGCCGAGTATGGCAAACCGGTTGAACGTACCCGCATGTCCCGCCGTCGTCAAACGATTGCGAATCGTTTGGTCGAAGCGCAGCATACGGCTGCCATGCTGACGACCTTCAATGAAGTGGATATGACCGCGATCCTGGACGTGCGCAAGCGTCGTAAGCAAGCATTCCAAGAGAAGCATGACGTAGGGCTCGGTTTCATGTCCTTCTTCACCAAAGCGGTTGTGGGTGCGTTGAAGAGATTCCCGCATCTGAACGCCGAGATCGACGGCGTCGATATCGTCGTGAAGAAATTCTATGATATCGGTATTGCGGTATCCGCCAAAGAAGGGCTTGTCGTTCCGGTCGTTCGCGATGCCGATCGTCTTGGTTTTGCCGAGATTGAGAAGGAAATCGGCAATCTGGCTGCCAAAGCCCGCAATAACGCGCTGTCCTTGTCTGAGCTGCAAGGCGGTACGTTTACGATTACGAATGGCGGCGTCTTCGGCTCGCTGTTGTCTACGCCGATCCTGAATACGCCTCAGGTGGGTATCCTCGGCATGCACAAAATCCAGCTTCGCCCGGTAGCGATTGATGCTGAACGCATGGAAAATCGTCCGATGATGTACATCGCATTGTCTTACGATCATCGGATCGTTGACGGTTCCGAGGCGGTTCGCTTCCTGGTAACCGTGAAAGAGCTCCTCGAAGATCCGGAGTCGCTGCTTCTGGAAGGATAATCATCCAAGCCAAAGAGACTCACCTATATAAGAAGGCCGCATGGCAGTGTCCATGCGGCCTTTCTTATTGCGCGATTAGGATTTAGATTGATTTTTATCGTCTGGATCGGGAAGATCCCGGGGATTCCAATTCTCAGCCTGAGGCTCCACATCCTGATGCTTCTTCACCTTGTCGCGTTGTTCCTGGGAGTCGTTCTCCGTGTCCTGATGATTGCGTACTTCTTCGCTGTTCGGTTGTTTCATGGGAATACCTCCTTCAGTCAATGTAATACATACATACCCGGTATGGCAAAAGACAAACAGGCTGCAAACGGCGAGTCATTTGATTTTCATCAGGGTTGAAGTTAACATGGTAACTGAAAGCATCACTACATAGGACATGAAATGATAGATATACGAGAGGAGAGATCGGATTTTATGGCGAATCCATCACAGCGCACACTGCTGTTTACAGGTGCGTATGCGGAAGATAATCAAAGCGGGGTATGTGTTTATGAATTTAACGAGGACAGCGGCGAGCTGAAGCTGCTTGATGAAGTATCCGGCATTAAAAATCCCACTTTCTTGAACGTCGATCCGGATAACGGACGTTTGTATGCCATCGGCGAAATTGCAGATCAAGGCGGCAAAGCAGCCGAGGTCATCAGCTTTGAAATTGACCCGGAGGCCGGCAAACTGACCGAATTGAATCGTACCCGCAGTGTCAGCAGCTCCACTTGCCACATTCAGCGTGATGAATCCAGCAAGTATCTGATTGTTTCGAGTTATCATGGAGGCCTGGTAGGTCTTCATTCGATCGATGAGAATGGACAAGCCGGCAAACTGCTGGATGAGAAGAAACATACGGATCTCGTGACAGTGCGTGATGATCAGCAATCCAGAGCGCACTCGGCATTTTACAGTCCGGATGGTCAATATGTGTTCGTACAGGACTTGGGATTGGACAAGATTCTTGCATATACGATAAATGAGAATAAGCAAGAGCTGAGCTTTCACGGCGAAACCCAGCTGGACGCGGGCGTAGGGCCCCGTCATTTGGCTTTCCATCCCAGCGGTGCCTATGCTTATGTCATCAACGAGCTGAATTCCAGTGTCACGGTTCTTCGCTACAATCAAGAAGCGGGACGTTTAGAGGTGCTGGAAACGGTATCGACACTGCCTGCGGATTTTGACGGGGAGAGCTATTGTGCCGAAATCGCCGTGTCCCCGGATGGCAAAACGGTATACGGATCGAACCGCGGACACGACAGCATTGTAGTATTTAACGTGCATGAAGATACCGGTCGTTTAAGCCCGGTGCAATATATTTCGACGGAGGGCGGCCATCCGCGTCATTTTACGCTCATGCCGGGGGGGAAATTCCTCATCGTTGCCAATCGGGACGGGAATAACCTGGTATTGTTTAACGTGAATCCGGAAGACGGCAAGCTTGACTTTACCGGGTATACGGTTTCGCAATCCAAGCCGGTATGCGTTAAACCTGCGGTATTCCAACAATAGGCCTGGAAGACTTGATCCTCTCATAGGAAATGAATGCAAAGAGATCGTTCTTACGGCTCGTGTGGTAAGGTGTTACCATGAGGCGGGGGACGATTTCTTTTTTTCATCGGGTTAGGCATTACCGCTGGGATATGCTTGCTTGCTGCTTGCTGCACGGCAGGCTCGGATTGCCAAGATTCAGATACGGACTCGTTGGGTTATCTATAATCATGAAAACTTAAACGAGGAGGTTGTGGCAATGACAACAAATCAACGTTTGGATGGTAAAGTAGCCATCGTTACCGGTGCTGGTTCCGGAATCGGCCGGGCCGCAGCCCTTCTTATGGCAGAGCAAGGAGCTAAACTCCTGTTGATCGACATCGATCGTGAACGCGTAGAGAAAGTGAAGAAGACCATAGAAGATGGCGGGGGCGAAGTGCTCACGGGCAACTGCGATATTTCCAAAGCGGAATCGCTGAAGGATTGCTTCAGTCAAGCCACCGAGCAGTGGGGAAAGATTGATATCGTATTTGCGAATGCCGGTATTAATGGGACCAAAGCTCCGATCGAGATCATGGAGCTGGATGAATGGGATGCTACCATTAACACGAATTTGAGAGGAACGTTTGCTACGGTAAAATACGCGATTCCTTACTTAAAGGATCATGGCGGCAGCATCATCATTACGAGCTCCATTAACGGAAACCGGGTATTTACCGGGTTTGGTTTCTCCGCATACAGCACCACGAAGGCGGGACAGGTGGCCTTCATGAAGATGGCGGCGCTGGAGCTCGCCCGTTACAAAATCCGGGTGAACGCTATTTGCCCAGGTGCGATTGCAACGAATATTGATGAGAGCACCATTGCGAAGCCGGAGCTGGACGAGGTGACGATTCCGATTGAATACCCTGAGGGAGACCAGCCTTTGGCGGACGGACCGGGACAGCCATCACAGGTTGCTCAGCTCGTAGCCTTTCTGGCATCGGATGATGCTTCCCATATTACCGGTACGGAAATTTATATCGATGGTGCGGAATCCCTCATCCATTGATCAAACCCTACGATCGATTTGACAAATCCGGGCGTTTTCCTCATAATGAATGAACGAATTGTCAAATGAATAGTGGTGATAAAGATGGGGATGGGGATTGTTGTTGTGGAAATATGCGACAGCAACTTGATGAGTGCTTTGGAACTTGAGCATCTTGAGGAATTGTATCCCGAAATCGCTGTCCTGCGGGCGGATTGCATGAATCTTTGCGGTCTATGCAAGCTGCGGCCATATGCACTGGTGAATGGTAAACGTGTATTCGCGGCAACGACGGAAGAATGCGTCGAGAAGATCAAAGCTGCTATCGAAGCTGAATTGGCTGTTTTCCACGATATTTAATACGTCTGCATGCAGACGAGAACGTATAGTAAAAGGGCAAGGCGCGAATGATTCGCGCCTTGCCCTTTCGTTTGGTTATTGATACATGCCTTGATTGGATTAGGAAGCATTGTGGCTTGCAGCAACAATTTCTTCGCACTCCGCGGAGCAGCAGCCATGATGAAGCTCCTCACACTCTTCGCAGCACACATGCTGCAGGTGGCAGGCGTCATTGTCGCAGTTGATGTACCGATCTTCGGGCTTTCCGCAATGATGGCATTTGCCCACGATAACATCCTCGTCCGTTTGATTGATCGGAACGGAAATGCGCTCATCAAATACATAACATTTTCCGTCGAAGAGACGGCCCTGTACTTCAGGATCTTTCCCGTAGGTGACAATGCCGCCCTCAAGCTGGGCAACGTCTTTGAAGCCTTCCTTGAGCATAAAGCCGGTCAGCTTCTCGCAGCGGATGCCCCCTGTGCAGTAAGTCAGGATGGTTTTATCCTTGTGCTCGCTCAGGTTCTCGCGAATCCATTCCGGAAACTCCCGGAAGGATTGGACCTCGGGTCTTATCGCATTGCGGAAATGGCCGATATCATACTCATAATCATTCCGTCCGTCGATGACGATGACATCATCGCGCTGCAAGTGTTCAAAGAATTCCTGGGGCGATAGGCGTTTTCCGCTGACCACGTTAGGGTCGAGTTCATCCTCGACACGGAACGTAACGAGTTCTTCGCGGTGACGGACAAACATCTTTTTGAAGGCATGCCCTTCGGATGGGTCAATCTTAAACACCATATCCGCAAATAGCGGATTGGCGTGCATATCCTGCATATATTGCTCAGTCTGTTCAACCGTACCGGATACCGTACCATTGATGCCTTCGGAGGCAACCAGGATGCGTCCTTTAAGCCCGAGATCTTTGCAGTATTGCAGATGCTCGTCTTTGAACGCTTCAGGGTCCGGGATTTGAACAAATTTATAATAGAGAAGGATCTGATAGTTCTGTTGCTCTGACATGATTTAATCACCTGTTCTTTTTAAGATTCAGCCATACGTATACCTATAGAATTGTAGTGAATTCATTCCACATAGTCAACTTAAATGTATAGAAAGTTTGCCATGTTATGTGAATTTAAGGGGTTTCACGAATGCTTGAAAGCGGTTATGATGAAGGGGTGAGCAGGTGAACACTTTCATTATTGGAGGCGTTGAACAGCATGGTACATATCGAGCAAAATGCACTCGTATTGTTTCAAGGCGACAGCATCACCGATTGCGGGCGAAATTACGAGGAGTCGGACAGTTTGGGGCATGGATACGCGCTGATGGCTGCTGCCCGGCT
Proteins encoded:
- a CDS encoding 2-oxoglutarate dehydrogenase E1 component, which translates into the protein MKTLDRMTEGPWQKYHGPNLGYIQDQYEKFLQDPQSVEPGYRELFASWGPPPSLENNEKKADSQGQGVSYDPQLMKKGVAAGKLVWNIRTYGHLAADIDPIGIGNEADTRLLQPESYQLSQADLAALPAEIVWEEAPGDIKNGLEAIQRLLQLYTGSIAYEFSHVHDEEERKWLNQQAESGRYLSDMSVEERRGLLKKLLEAEQFEEFLHRTFVGAKRFSVEGNEALVPLLDEIVRQMAEADVNSILVGMAHRGRLNVLAHVLGKDYGKIFSEFMHSPNKHLVPSEGSMGINYGWTGDVKYHLGADRYLKKDEARQVRITLANNPSHLEYVNPVVEGFARAAQEDRSEAGYPKQDVNKALSIQIHGDSAFPGEGIVPETLNFNKLPAFRTGGSIHIIVNNRIGFTTEGKDSRSTHYASDLAKGYEIPIIHVNADDPEACIAVARLASDYRNKFKKSILIDLVGYRKYGHNETDDPETTQPLIYQKVKNHPTVSTIYMKKLVDGNILTQEQVDGLKNGVVEVLKNSYENVKTKDPVDQILLGLNPTDGKSKTEAATNVSAEVLRGINRELLQWPEGFTVYPKLQRILERRSNSLDEGEKVDWGHAETLAFATILADGKPIRITGQDAERATFAHRNLVLHDAVNGETFCPLHRLPQAKASFAIHNSPLTEAAVVGFEYGYNVYSPETLVIWEAQYGDFVNCAQVIIDQFITAGRSKWRQKSSLVMLLPHGYEGNGPEHSSARLERFLQLSGEDNWTVANLTSAAQYFHLLRKQASLTNTDDAKPLVVMAPKSLIRNPRVASPVNAFSEGGFQKVMEQPGLGQTPKKVERLVLCSGKIAIDLEDALDKQKGEDQSWIHILRVEQLYPFPKEEISRVMQKYPNLKEILWVQEEPQNMGGWSFMEPRIREIAPKGTEVRYSGRPERSSPASGYQDVHAYEQQTIISFALNRKTINQEISLGR
- the odhB gene encoding 2-oxoglutarate dehydrogenase complex dihydrolipoyllysine-residue succinyltransferase, translated to MSEITVPAMGESITEGTIFKWHVKEGDSVNIGDVLLELETDKVNLEISAESEGVVEKILRQEGENVTIGEVIGQISPQEGVPSASAPKAAEAPASVQTEAASAPAAEAPKPQAPVPAQNEEGAGLTASPSARKLARERGIDLDQVQGRDPIGRIYHDDVKNHNEAKPSAAPSKPAASTPAPAAQAPAAEYGKPVERTRMSRRRQTIANRLVEAQHTAAMLTTFNEVDMTAILDVRKRRKQAFQEKHDVGLGFMSFFTKAVVGALKRFPHLNAEIDGVDIVVKKFYDIGIAVSAKEGLVVPVVRDADRLGFAEIEKEIGNLAAKARNNALSLSELQGGTFTITNGGVFGSLLSTPILNTPQVGILGMHKIQLRPVAIDAERMENRPMMYIALSYDHRIVDGSEAVRFLVTVKELLEDPESLLLEG
- a CDS encoding lactonase family protein translates to MANPSQRTLLFTGAYAEDNQSGVCVYEFNEDSGELKLLDEVSGIKNPTFLNVDPDNGRLYAIGEIADQGGKAAEVISFEIDPEAGKLTELNRTRSVSSSTCHIQRDESSKYLIVSSYHGGLVGLHSIDENGQAGKLLDEKKHTDLVTVRDDQQSRAHSAFYSPDGQYVFVQDLGLDKILAYTINENKQELSFHGETQLDAGVGPRHLAFHPSGAYAYVINELNSSVTVLRYNQEAGRLEVLETVSTLPADFDGESYCAEIAVSPDGKTVYGSNRGHDSIVVFNVHEDTGRLSPVQYISTEGGHPRHFTLMPGGKFLIVANRDGNNLVLFNVNPEDGKLDFTGYTVSQSKPVCVKPAVFQQ
- a CDS encoding SDR family oxidoreductase, with amino-acid sequence MTTNQRLDGKVAIVTGAGSGIGRAAALLMAEQGAKLLLIDIDRERVEKVKKTIEDGGGEVLTGNCDISKAESLKDCFSQATEQWGKIDIVFANAGINGTKAPIEIMELDEWDATINTNLRGTFATVKYAIPYLKDHGGSIIITSSINGNRVFTGFGFSAYSTTKAGQVAFMKMAALELARYKIRVNAICPGAIATNIDESTIAKPELDEVTIPIEYPEGDQPLADGPGQPSQVAQLVAFLASDDASHITGTEIYIDGAESLIH
- a CDS encoding DUF1450 domain-containing protein, giving the protein MGIVVVEICDSNLMSALELEHLEELYPEIAVLRADCMNLCGLCKLRPYALVNGKRVFAATTEECVEKIKAAIEAELAVFHDI
- a CDS encoding rhodanese-related sulfurtransferase — encoded protein: MSEQQNYQILLYYKFVQIPDPEAFKDEHLQYCKDLGLKGRILVASEGINGTVSGTVEQTEQYMQDMHANPLFADMVFKIDPSEGHAFKKMFVRHREELVTFRVEDELDPNVVSGKRLSPQEFFEHLQRDDVIVIDGRNDYEYDIGHFRNAIRPEVQSFREFPEWIRENLSEHKDKTILTYCTGGIRCEKLTGFMLKEGFKDVAQLEGGIVTYGKDPEVQGRLFDGKCYVFDERISVPINQTDEDVIVGKCHHCGKPEDRYINCDNDACHLQHVCCEECEELHHGCCSAECEEIVAASHNAS